The segment AACTACCTTCATAAAGATACTGAGGTGCTTggtttatatttacatatagatttgggtttgttttattGGTTTACgaatatatttttcatgtctcAAGTGAGACTATTTAGATGAGGCAGTATTAGCAATAAAGTGCCATGTACGTGTGTATATACACAGTATCAGCAATAAAGTTCcatatacctatatatgtatatatacacgtatagATAGGTCTGTACAGTTGACTCTGGAACAACACGTTTGAACTGTCTGGGTCCCACtaacatgcatttttttcaataaatacagtatatgattttcttaaaattttcctaTCTCTAGCTTCctctattgtaagaatacagtatataatatatatgacctacaaaatatgtgttaatcaactgttatcagtaaggcatccagtcaacaataggctattaatagttacattttggggagtcaaaagttatacatggatttttgactacACGGgggtcaccccccccccccaagccatcacattgttcaagggtcaactgtatacacatatatatacacacacacatatttatatacacctatatctttttgttttctaagatcCTCATTTAAGGAGCTTTACTAAAGGAAGACTACATGTACTCTAggtatgggatttttttttttttttaataggaaaaagcTGTTGTATCTTTGGTTCTGAGCTTTAATATTTATACCTATAGTCCTTCCTATTTCTTAGGCTAGAATGATACTCATCAAAGTATCCAAGTACTACGGTATGTGAATAAATCTCTATACTGATGACAATCGATTACTTTAAAAGGAATAGATTATATTCAGTATAAGTGAAGTTGTCATTTACTTTCATTCAGATTCAAATAGTCATCTTTGGTGAGCTAATGCTACTTTAACAGTGATTCTCTTTTACAGACTGTCATTTCAATAAAATAGTACCAGTTAAATTACTTACTGGTGTTTGCTTTCCATTTGAATGCTATATTCCACAAAGTTCCTATATACAACAATTGTGGTTGTATTTTAACTATGTTGTATATCTATGGAAGATAGTTATTAATACTAAATACTGTGGTAagctatttcattttaaaaatatatttatgtcttATAAACATCTGGTATAGACTAAGaggtattctttaaaataaaggtaaatttaGGACTAGAAAATGAAACCTGTTTTGTAAAGCTGTAAGAACTGTAATTTTCGTCAGAACAACACACCTTTAGTGAAACATTCTTGCCAAATGTCACATCTCCTGAAACTGTGAGGTGATCCAATTCAAGCATATCTGGTATACTTTCAAATCTCCTTAGATAATCCTGAACCTGAAAGAAACAAATTGTTTCAAAAATGggttaacagaaaaaaacagagattAAATTAACAAGATAGTTTACTTGAACTGTGAAAACATTCTATTTATGGCCAAGCTCAGGCCCTCTATGGGAAGAAcctatttattaagcatttgctATATGCTAGATGCTGTGCAGGAGAGACCATGAGATATGAACACTGTCCCTACAATTAAGCAATTTATGACACCACTGAGCAGATCagacattaataaataaacaacacGCTAAGAGCCCAATGAGTAGTTCAAATAATCTGGAGTGTAGTTGGAAAGAGATCATCATTGAAGCAAGCTAGACTGGAGCTGGGCTTCAGAAGAAGTAGAATATTTCATGCACAGCAACAGCACAAATTATCAAATTATCATTACAAATgattaccttttatttccttagaTTTATAGGCACTTTGTAGAAATTGTCTTATAGGGCCTTGTTTCCTATTTTGCTAAGAAAAGTAGAAGCAATCTGAAAagttgttatatgcaaacagtgaatcatggaacactacatcgaaaactaataatgtactgtatggtaattaacataacataataaattaattaattaaaaaaaaagaaaattagaagcaaTCTGAAAAGGTCCATTGACTTCTACCATGGGCTACCAATGGGCTACTTGCCCCCTAGCCCATTACTCTGTCCCTTCCTAGTACTGGGTGTACTCCAACTTAAGGCCAGGCCTTCTTATGGCCTATTCAAGGATATTGTCCAgtgattctttctccctcttcaatgttttctctctctgatcaCATCAATTCCAGGCAATGTATAAATATCCCATAAATTCTcccatctttaaaaagcaaacaaagaactCTCAAATCTTATATCCCTTTCTATCTATGGCTGcagttgttttgctttgctttgttttagggCAAAATTCTTGAATTAGTTGTCTGCATCTCTCTAATTTCTCCTGTTCTCTACTAAATCCCCTCCAGTCAGGCTCCAGAACTTCTATATTGATAAATCTACGTGAATTCTCATCGATCTTGAACCATTCATCTTACTTGAACAGCAGCAGCACTTGACACAGATGATCACTCCCTCTTTCTTGAGACATTTTCTTAATTTGGCTTTCAGGACACACACACTCATGGTTTTCTACCCAATTCCTCATCTGTATCTCTTCAGTGACCTTTGCTGCTTCCTCTACCTCATCCCCATCCTCTAAGCCTTGGAATGTCTTAGGGAATAATCCTCCCACTTCCTCCCTAGGTGATCCCtatctcatggctttaaataccagcTATAAACAGAGGACTCTCAAATTTACCTGGCTCTTCTAGATTTCTCCTCTGATCTAGAAAGAGTCTAATAAATTTGAAGGTCTAATAAATACAGTATCTCCAAAATTGAATTCCCCATCCTGCTCCCCCTAAACCTACTTCCCCCATCTCCATAAATGGCAGGAAAGTCCATGCTTCCAGTTGCACAGGCTAAAAACCCTGCAATCATCCTTAACCTTTTCTCTCTTGCACTCCCATCTAGTCCGACTGCAAATTCTGTAGGTACAACTGTCAAAATTTCTCAGAATGTCAACATTTTTTCACTATTTCCACTGCCATCACCCTGGTCAAAGCCGCCATTTCCTCTTGCCAGAATTCCTGCAACAGCCTATCCCTGGTCTCTCTGATTCTACCCTCGCTCAGCAGATTGGTCACTTCACCCCTTAGCTCGCAACTCTCTGATGGTTTCTCatccaccaggaaaaaaaaaaaaaaagccacccacATTCCCAGTATTTAGTTACAAGGTTCTACACATTAGGACTGTTCCCTGTCTGACCCAACTACTTCCCCCATCTCTCACTTGCTTATTACTCTGCCCCAGCCATATTGTGCTCTGTAAAACTCAGAGCAACTAGCCATTGCCCACTCAGCCCCTGTTCTCAAATTAGGGCAGCTAACATTCTTATCTCCTGCAGGGTATTGAGGAGGCTAGGAAGATTGAGGGGGACATGAAGGGGGAGGGGTGAGGCTGGGTAGAAaaatggctggggcgcctgggtggctcagttggttaagcatttgccttcggctcaagtcatgatcccagggtcatgggatcaagcctcgcattgggctttctgctcagtggggatcctgcttctccttctacctgccgctctgcctacatGTGCTCGcacgctcgctctctgtcaaataaccggtttctaaaaaaaagaaagaaagaaaaacggcTGGCAATACCCTCTCTGTTCCACCAGGATTTTCCCAGCTCAACCAGGCTGATAAGAGGCACCCAAACAGGGAGAGTCCTAAAGTGCCTGATGTTATCCTGGAAATTGCAGCACAGCCACAGGACCCAGAATCATCCCCCATCGATATATGAGGCAGAACATACCTCCACACCAAGTGGCACTAACCACAACCAGGACTAGACTAGGCCTGGAGGTCCTAGCAGGACGCCAGGCCAACCACAAAACACTTCATTAACTTCACGATATTTGATgtgatgaaatgttttgaattcCACTTACCATGCTAGGGTGGGGTTTTCCTATACTTGCTATTCTCCCTGCTTGGAATGCTATTCATGCAGTGTAAAATTGGTACCAACATCACTGCATCCACACATTCCCTAttcctgcttctttttctccatgcATTTTCCACCACTTGACATAATATACATTTGCTTATCATTCTTACCCCACTAGAATATTCATGAAGGCAAGGATTTTAGTCCATTTTATTTACTGCTAACTACCCACAGCACCTGGAACACTGCCCAGCACATGGTAGGGGCTCAATATTTGTTAAACCAGAATTAACATTCTCCCACTGATGAAAGCAGTAAATGGTTTTACAAGAGACATAAAGTAAAATGTCCCAAAATTAAACGTTCTTTCATACTCTTTAGCAATCAGATTTCAAAAGTGAGTTACATCTCTGTCTTCTATGGTTGATTCCCTTTAAAAGACAGCAAAGACAGAGGAATGTAATAGGTCAGCAGCTGAGAGTGTAATTAGACCCCAATTCACATCATTCCAATCATTTTTATACTTACACATTTAAGAACTATAAATTCACATGTATatcatatttataattacataccTTTGTAAAAGAACTGCCTAATTTAACCAAGGGTACTGTAGGAAATTCCCGCTTTTCACTCATTGTCAAAGATCCTGCATTAAGGCTATAGAGGTTTGACATCACAAGCAAGAGATCTGATGTGGTTTTGACAGGTAGAAAGCGGCTCCTAGGAACATTAATACCTAGAGAGTTCTCAAAACTTTTAATGGCAGCGCCTACTGCAGTTTCTAACTGAATGACATTCAGGCCTCCATCCAAGGTCTGTAAGAAAGAAAagcgggcagggggagaggagaaatagGTTTTAGCAACTTAGTTCCATGTGGGCTGGTTGATATTTGGGGAGTGGTTTCAGAGATCCATTGAAGGAGACAGAATTTTGAGAAGTGACATTTAGCAAGTACCTACCATATGCCAGGTGCTTAGACatacatggtctttttttttttttttttttccttcagcatcATAACTCCTGTTTAgtaatgtttccattttatgatAAAGAACCGGAGGTTCACAGAAAACTCATGCGAGATGCCTGTGGCCAAAAGGCCTTTAAGTATCAGAGCAGCAAGACCGAGGTAGGTTCTCTACCCAGTGCTCTTGCCACTACCACGGCCCTGCATCAAGTAAGAGCACCAAGGCTTCACACTAAAGAGATGGTGTATAGACTCTGAAAGACAGGGCCAGGAACTGGAGTGACTTACTAGGCAAAAAGGAAGGACTCGTGAATAGATGGGCCAGAGAGAATGGGCAGTGAGTGGATCTGTGTGTAGGGAGGCAAGGGTTGCACCTCTGGCTTACCTTTGGATTCACAATGATCTCCATATCAATAGCATTTTGCTCCTGCAGTCTTTTAACTGCTGCAAGAGAGATCCATAGGTTGtttgtgttaaatattttgaattttgatacaGACTTGAACTCGTCAACATGTGCTCTTGGCACTTGAGCGATTTCCACCAGTCTCAATTTGCCTTCATACTGGGTGAGTGTCCCACCCTAGAAAGGCAGAGAGGAGTGTGTGAGTACCTCCACATCTCTCCCAGTCATAACCATACCATGCTATTTCTAGTCTGTGAAAGTGTTAGAGAAAAGACACTGATGATAAAATCCcccagaaataaaaagttttggcATCGATTCAATCTTTGATACACAGCAACATACATATGATGGTAGAACCAAAGAAAACATTCAGGTTGTCATTTTATACTATATACACAGCCTCTTGTCCACAGTAAAAGCCCTGGGAGCACATCAGAGTCTTCCTCGCTTTTTGAAAGTCTGCTACAGGAACAGCCATCCCTCTCATTCCCAAACCACCGTCCGTCACTAAATAACTAGTCCTACTACCTCAGACCCTGCTCTAGGATTGGCTCTAGGAtaggaggagaaaagggaggacAGAGGCACAAGGGGTGAGGAGTGACCCCCTGAGCGGCCTCACCTTAGAGATGTTCTTACAGTCATGAGGCCACAGccgtgtggggagaggggaacgTTCACTCACACGTCAGGGGGCACTGCAAGAGGCACAGAACCCAGCCTAGGGACTGACCATTTTAGTATTTACACACTGCCCATTTCTTTTACTCCCTGTGGCCAAGAAGTAAAACCTTGTGTACCATTTCATGACCACTATACatgcaaagttaaaaaaacatttgttttgcaACTACAGAGATAttacagtgattaaaaaaatatataaaaatgcataggtagaaaaagaaatagtacaTTTTCactaaaggaaaaatgaaacccaCTTAAGCACCAAACTAGAAGAATATCAAAGGTCTgaacaaaacatttgaaagtgTTTTCACTTatcctataaatatatatagaactgTTTTCAGTTAAAATCGCCCATATAGATCACTCAACAATACCGTTAAAgctcaatttatatatatacagttatGTCAGGTGGAACTTAGGGTACTCTACAGAATACTATCTCACTCTGTCTTACAATGATGTTACCAAGTGGATGAATGTGTTGTTTTGTTTACCACTGAaactttccaattaaaaaaagcaactggagggtgttatgctgagcgaaataagtcaatcagagaaagacatatatcatatgacctcactgatatgaggaattcttaatctcaggaaacaaactgagggctgctggagtggtggggggcgggagggatggggtggctgggtgatagacattggggagcgtatgtgctatggtgagcgctgtgaattgtgcaagactgttgaatcacagacctgtacctctgaaacaaataatgcaatatatgttaaggaaaaaaataaaagcagaagaagaagataggaggggaagaatgaagcgggggaaatcggagggggagacgaatcatgagagacaatggtctctgaaaaacagactgggggttctagaggcgagggaggtgggaggggaaaaaaaaaaaagcatctgaacTACAAAACCTATGCGTTGTGAAGATGTGACTCCCCAAACTGTTTCCTCTCGATATTTACCTTTACATCTGCACGTGTTTTATTTGTGACTTCCATGACAAATTCACAGGGTTTTCCATTGGGTGGGTTCATTAGATGATTAAGAATATAAAGATCCACGGTGGCACCCAGATTATCTATGTTAGACACAAAAATATACTCTTTGCCTTCTCCTATAAGGGTGTCGAGCAAACCAGAGTTGTAGAAACTGGCGTATATATCACCATGACCTGGAGGGTACCAAGCTTCTGTATTTTCCCCTGAGTATGAGACATCCTTTGCTACAGGCAGTAAAGATTCTTTATTAATCCTCGGgtaccttaaaaaacaaacaaacaaaccaaggtCTTTTTCTATATCAATTCTGTAAAGCATTCCAGACCTTCAAGTAAAACAATgcatttaaagttaaataaaacttcCCTCCTTCTCAGGCTATCAATAGTAATTTAATCATAGGTAAATCCATTTAAGAAAATCTCTTATCTGTGTTGTCCAATAATCAGTTTCCTAGATCATAAGATTTGCTGCAAAAAAACTTCCATTGTTATACAGATGGGAGGACACCTCATACTTCTAGGGTATTCATAGATTTGATGACTCTACAAGAGGAGAAATACATTAAGTAAATTTCTCAAACTTCTTTGGTCATGGAATTGTTCTTTCCCCT is part of the Neomonachus schauinslandi chromosome 10, ASM220157v2, whole genome shotgun sequence genome and harbors:
- the UGP2 gene encoding UTP--glucose-1-phosphate uridylyltransferase isoform X4, with the protein product MYKILAKPCLKMALLSFKKFLQEKGPSVDWGKIQRPPEDSIQPYEKIKARGLPDNISSVLNKLVVVKLNGGLGTSMGCKGPKSLIGVRNENTFLDLTVQQIEHLNKTYNTDVPLVLMNSFNTDEDTKKILQKYNHCRVKIYTFNQSRYPRINKESLLPVAKDVSYSGENTEAWYPPGHGDIYASFYNSGLLDTLIGEGKEYIFVSNIDNLGATVDLYILNHLMNPPNGKPCEFVMEVTNKTRADVKGGTLTQYEGKLRLVEIAQVPRAHVDEFKSVSKFKIFNTNNLWISLAAVKRLQEQNAIDMEIIVNPKTLDGGLNVIQLETAVGAAIKSFENSLGINVPRSRFLPVKTTSDLLLVMSNLYSLNAGSLTMSEKREFPTVPLVKLGSSFTKVQDYLRRFESIPDMLELDHLTVSGDVTFGKNVSLKGTVIIIANHGDRIDIPPGAVLENKIVSGNLRILDH
- the UGP2 gene encoding UTP--glucose-1-phosphate uridylyltransferase isoform X1, with protein sequence MSRYVQDLSKAMSQDGASQFQEVIRQELELSVKKELEKILTTAPSHEFEHTKKDLDGFRKLFHRFLQEKGPSVDWGKIQRPPEDSIQPYEKIKARGLPDNISSVLNKLVVVKLNGGLGTSMGCKGPKSLIGVRNENTFLDLTVQQIEHLNKTYNTDVPLVLMNSFNTDEDTKKILQKYNHCRVKIYTFNQSRYPRINKESLLPVAKDVSYSGENTEAWYPPGHGDIYASFYNSGLLDTLIGEGKEYIFVSNIDNLGATVDLYILNHLMNPPNGKPCEFVMEVTNKTRADVKGGTLTQYEGKLRLVEIAQVPRAHVDEFKSVSKFKIFNTNNLWISLAAVKRLQEQNAIDMEIIVNPKTLDGGLNVIQLETAVGAAIKSFENSLGINVPRSRFLPVKTTSDLLLVMSNLYSLNAGSLTMSEKREFPTVPLVKLGSSFTKVQDYLRRFESIPDMLELDHLTVSGDVTFGKNVSLKGTVIIIANHGDRIDIPPGAVLENKIVSGNLRILDH
- the UGP2 gene encoding UTP--glucose-1-phosphate uridylyltransferase isoform X3, yielding MSRYVQDLSKAMSQDGASQFQEVIRQELELSVKKELEKILTTAPSHEFEHTKKDLDGFRKLFHRFLQEKGPSVDWGKIQRPPEDSIQPYEKIKARGLPDNISSVLNKLVVVKLNGGLGTSMGCKGPKSLIGVRNENTFLDLTVQQIEHLNKTYNTDVPLVLMNSFNTDEDTKKILQKYNHCRVKIYTFNQSRYPRINKESLLPVAKDVSYSGENTEAWYPPGHDNLGATVDLYILNHLMNPPNGKPCEFVMEVTNKTRADVKGGTLTQYEGKLRLVEIAQVPRAHVDEFKSVSKFKIFNTNNLWISLAAVKRLQEQNAIDMEIIVNPKTLDGGLNVIQLETAVGAAIKSFENSLGINVPRSRFLPVKTTSDLLLVMSNLYSLNAGSLTMSEKREFPTVPLVKLGSSFTKVQDYLRRFESIPDMLELDHLTVSGDVTFGKNVSLKGTVIIIANHGDRIDIPPGAVLENKIVSGNLRILDH
- the UGP2 gene encoding UTP--glucose-1-phosphate uridylyltransferase isoform X2 yields the protein MSQDGASQFQEVIRQELELSVKKELEKILTTAPSHEFEHTKKDLDGFRKLFHRFLQEKGPSVDWGKIQRPPEDSIQPYEKIKARGLPDNISSVLNKLVVVKLNGGLGTSMGCKGPKSLIGVRNENTFLDLTVQQIEHLNKTYNTDVPLVLMNSFNTDEDTKKILQKYNHCRVKIYTFNQSRYPRINKESLLPVAKDVSYSGENTEAWYPPGHGDIYASFYNSGLLDTLIGEGKEYIFVSNIDNLGATVDLYILNHLMNPPNGKPCEFVMEVTNKTRADVKGGTLTQYEGKLRLVEIAQVPRAHVDEFKSVSKFKIFNTNNLWISLAAVKRLQEQNAIDMEIIVNPKTLDGGLNVIQLETAVGAAIKSFENSLGINVPRSRFLPVKTTSDLLLVMSNLYSLNAGSLTMSEKREFPTVPLVKLGSSFTKVQDYLRRFESIPDMLELDHLTVSGDVTFGKNVSLKGTVIIIANHGDRIDIPPGAVLENKIVSGNLRILDH